In Candidatus Hydrogenedentota bacterium, one genomic interval encodes:
- a CDS encoding DUF1559 domain-containing protein: MKKRGFTLIELLVVIAIIGILAAILLPALARAREAARRSSCQNNLKQLGLMFKMYTNESKGETFPSVFFKAVPPPAGNPDYNSVKANFGPYVLEVYPEYIADPNVFTCPSDADGNAANWTGQSGEILFGRTDYDGTQPRAQNGKGCNHGGTCMNAVDQSYAYQGYIWDRVSNDDPTAPVGPLTTALLGATGSGPAQAVLWLEGILQRIVPNFPPNGDPVKAEAINRVTEGDIPVAAPNGTGGGSSILKLREGIERFLVTDINNPGASARAQSEIFIMWDRISTTPADFNHVPGGSNVLYMDGHVEFIKFPGEVPVQSGFAAFDAMVNEGN, from the coding sequence ATGAAAAAGAGAGGTTTCACCCTTATCGAACTGCTGGTGGTCATCGCGATCATCGGCATTCTCGCGGCCATCCTGCTGCCGGCCCTGGCCCGCGCGCGGGAGGCCGCCCGCCGCTCAAGCTGCCAGAACAACCTCAAGCAGCTTGGACTCATGTTCAAGATGTACACCAATGAGAGCAAGGGCGAGACCTTCCCGTCCGTGTTCTTCAAGGCCGTTCCGCCGCCGGCGGGCAACCCCGACTACAACAGTGTAAAGGCGAACTTCGGCCCCTACGTCCTCGAGGTTTATCCCGAGTACATCGCGGATCCCAATGTCTTCACCTGCCCGTCGGACGCCGACGGCAACGCGGCCAACTGGACCGGCCAGAGCGGAGAGATTCTCTTCGGACGCACCGACTATGACGGCACACAGCCCCGCGCACAGAACGGCAAGGGCTGCAACCACGGCGGCACCTGCATGAACGCCGTCGACCAGAGCTACGCCTACCAGGGTTATATCTGGGATCGCGTCAGCAATGACGATCCGACCGCCCCGGTTGGACCGCTTACCACGGCGCTCCTGGGCGCGACCGGTTCCGGCCCGGCCCAGGCGGTCCTCTGGTTGGAAGGCATCCTCCAGCGTATCGTCCCCAATTTCCCGCCGAACGGCGATCCGGTCAAAGCCGAGGCGATCAACCGCGTCACCGAGGGCGATATCCCGGTTGCGGCGCCGAATGGCACCGGTGGCGGCAGCTCGATCCTGAAGCTGCGCGAAGGCATCGAGCGCTTCCTAGTGACGGACATCAACAACCCCGGCGCGAGCGCGCGTGCGCAGTCGGAGATCTTCATCATGTGGGACCGCATCAGCACGACCCCGGCCGACTTCAACCACGTGCCCGGCGGATCGAACGTCCTCTACATGGACGGCCACGTGGAATTCATCAAGTTCCCCGGTGAAGTCCCTGTGCAGAGTGGCTTTGCGGCCTTCGACGCCATGGTCAACGAAGGCAACTGA
- a CDS encoding DUF1854 domain-containing protein, with protein MIGNKNFEPPAPGALRLHRGADGRTVASWDGETRAVQAQPCFPWSAPDNFISLRDDDGREVALVSDPGALDSDSAGVLRQALREAAFAFEITRVIAVRKEFELRYWDVVCAEGARVFQTGVDDWPRTLPPRRLLITDVAGDVYTIADWTALDAHSQKQLAMYID; from the coding sequence ATGATCGGAAACAAGAACTTCGAGCCGCCGGCTCCGGGCGCATTGCGGCTACACCGAGGGGCGGATGGGCGCACCGTGGCTTCGTGGGACGGCGAAACACGGGCCGTGCAGGCCCAACCGTGCTTTCCGTGGTCGGCGCCGGACAACTTTATATCCCTGCGCGACGATGACGGGCGCGAAGTGGCGCTTGTGTCCGATCCCGGCGCGCTGGACAGCGACAGCGCCGGGGTGCTGCGGCAGGCCCTGCGGGAGGCCGCGTTTGCGTTCGAGATCACGCGGGTGATCGCGGTGCGCAAGGAGTTTGAATTGCGGTACTGGGACGTGGTCTGCGCGGAAGGCGCGCGCGTATTTCAGACCGGCGTGGATGACTGGCCGCGGACTCTGCCGCCACGCCGGCTGCTGATCACGGACGTCGCGGGGGATGTTTACACCATTGCGGATTGGACGGCGCTCGACGCGCACAGCCAGAAGCAGCTTGCGATGTATATTGATTGA
- a CDS encoding Gfo/Idh/MocA family oxidoreductase: MMKISRRTFARAAMAASIAPVIIPSRARGNEVVPPPSERITVGVIGLGGLGMGHVGRFLQASGTQVVAVCDVQALHYRDQEWEKRSPCGRDAAKAVVEDFYGEQMRSGAYAGCDAYRDFRELCAREDIDVVVVATPDHWHAHICLEAMRNGKDVYCEKPVTHLFREGQLVVAEVAKQQAIFQVGSQQRSDRGFRRCVELVRNGRIGRVVHVEVGLPRGFDEPQGDPSITDPPENLDYDFWCGPSELLPYMRARHHRAWRWHRAYGGGQLMDWIGHHNDIAHWATGVERSGPVEVTAPGRWTWSRFEGYDTPVDYEVWSHYANGMTISISTRHAGGVKWIGEDGWIWANRGDQTGSDMAWFARDFDPGPVKAYASDDHVGNFLDGVRTREACIAPAEVGHRSITPGHLGYVAEALGRRLQWDPENEVVVGDAEADKLLKAVDYRAPFSQASGWRL; the protein is encoded by the coding sequence ATGATGAAGATTTCCCGCCGGACGTTTGCGCGGGCCGCGATGGCGGCGTCGATCGCGCCGGTGATAATTCCATCGCGGGCGCGTGGCAATGAGGTTGTTCCACCGCCCAGCGAGCGCATCACTGTGGGCGTCATTGGCCTCGGCGGGCTCGGCATGGGGCATGTGGGCCGCTTCCTGCAGGCGTCGGGGACGCAGGTGGTGGCCGTGTGCGATGTGCAGGCGCTCCACTACCGCGACCAGGAATGGGAGAAGCGCAGCCCCTGCGGGCGCGACGCCGCGAAGGCGGTGGTGGAGGACTTCTACGGCGAGCAGATGCGGAGCGGCGCGTATGCCGGGTGCGATGCGTACCGCGACTTTCGGGAGCTTTGCGCGCGGGAGGACATCGACGTCGTGGTGGTGGCCACGCCGGATCACTGGCACGCGCATATCTGTCTGGAGGCAATGCGGAACGGCAAGGATGTGTATTGCGAGAAGCCCGTGACCCACCTCTTCCGCGAGGGTCAACTCGTGGTTGCGGAAGTGGCGAAACAGCAGGCTATCTTCCAGGTGGGATCGCAGCAGCGCTCGGATCGCGGTTTCCGCCGTTGTGTTGAGCTCGTGCGGAACGGGCGCATCGGCAGAGTGGTCCATGTGGAGGTGGGGCTGCCCCGCGGCTTCGACGAGCCCCAGGGCGACCCCTCGATTACGGACCCGCCGGAGAATCTGGACTACGATTTCTGGTGCGGCCCGTCCGAATTGCTGCCCTACATGCGCGCGCGGCACCACCGCGCCTGGCGCTGGCATCGGGCCTACGGCGGCGGGCAGTTGATGGACTGGATCGGGCACCACAACGACATCGCGCACTGGGCCACGGGCGTGGAGCGTAGCGGCCCCGTGGAAGTGACCGCGCCCGGGAGGTGGACCTGGTCCAGGTTCGAGGGCTATGACACGCCCGTGGACTACGAGGTGTGGAGCCATTACGCGAATGGCATGACCATCAGCATCAGCACGCGGCACGCGGGCGGGGTGAAATGGATCGGGGAGGATGGCTGGATCTGGGCGAACCGGGGCGATCAGACCGGGTCGGACATGGCCTGGTTCGCGCGCGACTTTGATCCGGGTCCGGTAAAGGCCTACGCGTCCGACGACCACGTGGGGAACTTTCTCGATGGCGTGCGCACGCGCGAGGCCTGTATCGCGCCCGCGGAAGTCGGGCATCGATCGATTACGCCGGGCCACCTGGGCTACGTGGCGGAGGCGCTGGGCCGCAGGCTCCAGTGGGACCCGGAGAACGAAGTGGTCGTGGGCGACGCGGAGGCGGACAAGTTGCTCAAGGCGGTGGACTATCGCGCGCCGTTTTCTCAGGCTTCAGGCTGGAGGCTTTAG
- a CDS encoding ABC transporter ATP-binding protein yields the protein MNTHAARTNRLLRYTRQPSGLPNAVRRALDADTPEQKPVLFALADLDAELKLGALWCVLTDRALFLIEESGGRRFRADRDSIVEARIQQGLSCSRMLLLGAGGETALASIQFSHRQRPAFEAIKYLLDHPEARPPEGAAEDLYQQSLLRPIETAQASVSEDSSAVLWRLISYMKPYWRRVSAGVLSALAITALQLVPPFLTGHLIDTLVRPVQDGSRDAMSARPEALWLIALLGAAYCGVQFFAWARMRSMALLGEFVARDLRREAYDHLQRLSLSFFSARQTGSLISRVSSDTDRLWEFLAWGFVDFIVAITTLCGLSAVLLWLDWKLGLVMTLPLPVLLFVLFRYGQRMHQLFIRAWRRWSAVTAVLADAIPGIRVVKAFHQEDRERTRFNASNDLACASFNQIHHTWTSFWPFLWLSVQGMALSVWIFAMPRLLGYSPTAEPLQVGVFVSFALYVGMYMQPIEILGRMTFILNRATSSAHRVFEILDTVPEIREAERPVRLEPVQGRVCFDQVSFGYDGVRHVLKNVSFDVAPGEMIGLVGPSGAGKSTITNLIARFYDASHGAIRVDGVDVRELDLGQYRRQLGIVLQDPHLFHGSILDNIRYGMPEADLSAVIAASRAANAHDFICQLPQAYDTVVGERGHTLSGGERQRVSIARAILCNPRILILDEATSSVDTETEHKIQEALDKLVEGRTVFAIAHRLSTLRRADRLFVVDEGRIVEEGGHAELLRKKDGVYQRLVRMQQELHEMYVA from the coding sequence ATGAATACCCACGCGGCCCGCACCAACCGGCTGTTGCGCTACACCCGACAACCGTCCGGACTACCCAACGCGGTGCGGCGCGCGCTGGACGCGGACACGCCAGAACAGAAGCCGGTATTGTTCGCGCTGGCCGATCTCGACGCGGAACTGAAACTGGGCGCGCTGTGGTGCGTGCTCACGGACCGGGCGTTGTTCCTGATCGAGGAAAGCGGCGGGCGCCGCTTCCGCGCTGATCGGGATTCCATTGTTGAAGCCCGCATCCAACAGGGATTGAGCTGTAGCCGGATGCTGCTGCTGGGCGCCGGTGGGGAGACCGCCCTGGCGTCGATCCAGTTCAGCCACCGGCAGCGCCCCGCCTTTGAGGCCATCAAATACCTGCTGGATCACCCCGAGGCCCGCCCGCCGGAGGGCGCCGCGGAGGACCTGTATCAGCAGAGCCTGCTCCGCCCCATCGAAACGGCCCAGGCATCGGTCTCGGAGGACAGCTCGGCGGTGCTGTGGCGTCTCATTTCGTATATGAAGCCGTACTGGCGGCGCGTATCGGCGGGGGTGCTTTCCGCGCTTGCGATTACCGCGCTGCAGCTCGTGCCGCCCTTCCTGACGGGGCATTTGATTGACACGCTCGTGCGACCGGTGCAGGATGGCTCGCGCGATGCGATGTCGGCCCGTCCGGAAGCCCTGTGGCTCATTGCGCTCCTCGGCGCGGCCTACTGCGGCGTGCAGTTTTTTGCGTGGGCGCGCATGCGCTCGATGGCCTTGCTGGGCGAATTCGTGGCGCGGGATCTCCGCCGCGAGGCGTACGACCACCTGCAAAGACTGAGCCTGAGTTTCTTCTCCGCCCGGCAGACCGGCAGCCTGATCAGCCGGGTCAGCTCGGACACCGATCGGCTCTGGGAATTCCTGGCATGGGGCTTTGTGGACTTCATCGTGGCGATCACCACGCTGTGCGGGCTGAGCGCCGTGCTGCTCTGGCTCGATTGGAAGCTCGGTCTCGTGATGACCCTGCCACTGCCGGTGCTGCTGTTTGTGCTGTTCCGCTACGGCCAGCGAATGCACCAGCTGTTTATCCGGGCGTGGCGCCGTTGGAGCGCGGTGACGGCGGTGCTTGCCGACGCTATCCCGGGGATCCGCGTGGTCAAGGCGTTCCACCAGGAAGACCGGGAGCGCACGCGATTCAACGCGAGCAACGACCTGGCCTGTGCGAGCTTCAACCAGATCCACCACACCTGGACGAGCTTCTGGCCGTTTTTGTGGCTTTCGGTGCAGGGGATGGCGCTGTCCGTGTGGATTTTCGCGATGCCGCGCCTCTTGGGCTACAGCCCGACCGCCGAACCGCTCCAGGTGGGCGTGTTTGTGTCGTTTGCGTTGTATGTGGGCATGTACATGCAGCCGATCGAGATTCTGGGGCGGATGACCTTTATTCTCAACCGCGCGACGAGCTCGGCCCACCGCGTCTTCGAGATCCTCGACACGGTTCCCGAGATCCGCGAGGCGGAGCGCCCGGTGCGGCTGGAGCCGGTCCAGGGGCGCGTTTGCTTCGACCAGGTGAGCTTCGGCTACGACGGCGTCCGGCACGTGCTGAAGAATGTCAGCTTTGATGTGGCTCCCGGCGAGATGATCGGCCTGGTGGGGCCCTCCGGCGCGGGCAAATCGACGATAACGAATCTGATCGCGCGTTTTTACGATGCGTCGCACGGCGCTATCCGCGTAGACGGCGTGGACGTACGCGAACTGGACCTGGGCCAGTACCGCCGGCAACTCGGCATCGTGTTGCAGGATCCCCATCTTTTTCATGGTTCGATCCTGGACAATATCCGCTATGGCATGCCGGAGGCGGATCTGTCGGCGGTGATTGCGGCGTCGCGGGCCGCGAACGCGCACGACTTCATCTGCCAGCTTCCCCAGGCCTACGACACGGTGGTGGGCGAGCGCGGCCACACGCTCTCGGGCGGCGAGCGGCAGCGCGTTTCGATTGCGCGGGCGATCCTGTGTAATCCGCGCATCCTGATCCTGGACGAGGCCACGAGCAGCGTGGACACCGAGACGGAACACAAGATCCAGGAAGCGCTGGACAAGCTGGTGGAGGGGCGGACGGTATTCGCGATCGCGCACCGGCTCTCGACGCTCCGGCGGGCGGATCGGCTGTTTGTGGTGGACGAGGGGCGGATTGTCGAAGAAGGCGGGCACGCCGAGCTCCTGCGGAAGAAAGACGGCGTCTACCAGCGCCTGGTGCGCATGCAACAGGAGTTGCATGAAATGTACGTGGCGTAA
- a CDS encoding c-type cytochrome, producing the protein MPLRPACIALCIALAAHVGAAPVVPGFDRFADGGGPAGVSGGALLFNELQCGACHGPRASAFPPRTAPDLLGVAERIRPAYLEAFLAAPHDVKPGSTMPDLLSGHDAADRAAIAGDLAHFLRSLGGPFQADGAAPDQETLERGAHLFHSVGCAACHAPAQPPETGGGDDPFADSGLVELPPIELPSVPLPHLGRKTSAAALAAFLLDPAHARPGGRMPDMTLAEDEAAAIAHWLVNRSPAPPGGDDAPVDPARAERGRAHFESLGCAACHALDGVENRHAAPRLDGAANWTAGCLAEDPPAGAARFGLAENQRNALAALRDAPADEKVSTEAAINHTLVALNCYACHDRDGAGGPEPGRAAYFTETEALDLGDEGRLPPSLTGVGAKLTPGWLRDILTDAGRVRPYMATRMPHFPAEFVEPLAEALLEADRDPEPMEVDVSGLEHHHRNHYGRELMGVNGLGCVTCHDLNGHRSLGIPAVDLAHVPARLQPAWFLKYMLEPASLRPQTRMPDFFDGNKSLNSKLFGGDARKQIEALWIYLREVEETRLPEGMEDDTDYELRPTDRPLVHRTFIDGVGPNAIAVGFPGGLNFAWDARGARPAIAWRGRFIDAESAWADRYVPFVKPLGTDVVAFPAGAPLDRTLEGTWPDRSEEIRYRGYRLDSSRTPVFRYTLGEVHIEEALRPNEEGVGLVRRLTFTGPPQTIFLRLGIGDPVEGAGNTYKIGRVTLRVAEGPPGQPGPEEVGWVLPVAVTEAGATIEQVITW; encoded by the coding sequence GTGCCGCTCAGACCAGCCTGCATCGCATTGTGCATCGCGCTAGCCGCCCACGTTGGCGCGGCGCCGGTGGTTCCGGGGTTTGACCGTTTTGCGGATGGCGGCGGGCCCGCCGGGGTGTCGGGCGGCGCGCTGCTCTTCAACGAACTCCAGTGTGGCGCGTGCCACGGGCCCCGGGCGTCGGCGTTTCCCCCGCGCACCGCGCCCGATTTGCTGGGCGTGGCGGAACGTATTCGCCCGGCCTACCTGGAGGCGTTTCTCGCGGCGCCGCACGACGTGAAGCCGGGGTCCACGATGCCCGATCTGCTTTCGGGACACGACGCGGCGGATCGCGCGGCGATCGCGGGCGACCTGGCGCATTTTCTCCGCAGCCTCGGCGGGCCATTTCAGGCGGACGGCGCGGCGCCCGATCAAGAGACCCTGGAGCGCGGCGCACACCTCTTCCACAGCGTCGGGTGCGCCGCGTGCCACGCGCCGGCGCAACCCCCGGAGACGGGCGGCGGCGACGATCCCTTCGCGGATTCGGGGCTGGTGGAGCTGCCGCCAATTGAACTTCCTTCCGTACCGCTGCCGCATCTGGGCCGGAAAACCTCGGCGGCCGCGCTCGCGGCCTTCCTCCTGGACCCCGCGCACGCGCGGCCGGGCGGTCGCATGCCGGACATGACACTGGCGGAAGACGAAGCTGCCGCCATCGCGCACTGGCTCGTGAACCGTTCCCCGGCCCCGCCCGGTGGTGACGATGCCCCCGTGGACCCCGCGCGCGCGGAACGCGGCCGCGCGCATTTCGAATCGCTCGGGTGCGCCGCGTGCCACGCCCTGGATGGCGTAGAAAACCGGCACGCCGCGCCCCGGCTGGATGGCGCGGCCAACTGGACCGCGGGATGCCTGGCCGAGGATCCGCCCGCCGGCGCGGCGCGCTTCGGCCTCGCGGAGAATCAGCGCAATGCGCTCGCGGCCCTGCGCGATGCGCCCGCGGACGAGAAGGTCTCCACCGAGGCCGCGATCAACCACACGCTGGTCGCCCTGAACTGCTACGCCTGCCACGATCGGGATGGCGCCGGCGGACCGGAGCCGGGCCGGGCGGCCTACTTCACGGAAACGGAGGCGCTGGACCTGGGCGACGAAGGGCGGCTGCCCCCGAGCCTGACGGGCGTGGGCGCGAAACTGACGCCGGGCTGGCTGCGCGACATTCTGACCGATGCGGGGCGCGTACGGCCCTACATGGCGACGCGGATGCCGCATTTTCCGGCGGAGTTCGTGGAACCGCTGGCCGAAGCGCTGCTGGAGGCGGACCGCGACCCCGAACCGATGGAGGTGGATGTGAGCGGCCTGGAGCACCACCACCGCAACCACTACGGGCGCGAATTGATGGGGGTAAACGGCCTCGGCTGCGTGACCTGCCACGATCTCAATGGCCACCGTTCGCTCGGCATCCCGGCGGTGGACCTGGCGCACGTGCCGGCGCGCCTGCAGCCGGCCTGGTTCCTCAAGTACATGCTCGAACCCGCGAGCCTGCGCCCGCAGACGCGCATGCCGGACTTTTTCGACGGCAACAAGAGCCTCAACAGCAAGCTGTTCGGCGGCGACGCCCGGAAGCAGATCGAGGCGCTCTGGATCTACCTGCGCGAGGTGGAGGAGACCCGCCTGCCGGAGGGCATGGAGGACGACACCGACTACGAATTGCGGCCGACCGACCGACCGCTGGTGCACCGGACGTTTATCGACGGCGTCGGGCCGAACGCCATCGCCGTGGGCTTCCCTGGCGGGCTGAACTTCGCCTGGGATGCGCGGGGCGCACGGCCCGCCATCGCCTGGCGCGGACGATTCATCGACGCGGAGTCGGCCTGGGCCGATCGCTACGTGCCCTTCGTGAAGCCGCTGGGGACCGATGTGGTTGCGTTTCCCGCCGGCGCGCCCCTGGACCGCACGCTCGAAGGCACGTGGCCCGACAGGAGCGAAGAAATCCGTTACCGGGGCTACCGGCTCGATTCAAGCCGCACGCCCGTCTTCCGCTATACCCTTGGTGAGGTCCACATAGAAGAGGCCCTCCGCCCCAACGAAGAGGGCGTCGGCCTCGTCCGCCGCCTGACCTTCACCGGCCCGCCGCAAACCATTTTCCTGCGCCTCGGCATCGGCGATCCCGTGGAAGGCGCCGGAAACACCTACAAAATCGGTCGAGTAACCCTGCGGGTGGCCGAAGGCCCGCCCGGACAGCCCGGCCCCGAGGAAGTGGGTTGGGTGTTGCCCGTCGCCGTAACCGAAGCCGGCGCAACCATCGAGCAGGTGATCACATGGTAA
- a CDS encoding sugar phosphate isomerase/epimerase: MNDFSRRTFLQAAGAGALAAAISPAALAKALPGSQMKLGLVTYLWGQHWDLDTIIKNCAASGVLGVELRTEHAHGVQPEISQAARAEVKKKFADSPVICLGPGTNQKYDSPDPAVLRKNIEGTFEFIRLSHDIGASGVKVKPDHFQEGVPREVTIEQIGKSLNEVGKFAGDFGQEIRLEVHGSCAELPTIKAIMDVADNPNVGVCWNSNDQDLQGEGLEYNFNLVKDRFGATAHIRELNVGDYPYQELMNLFVAMDYKGWICLECRTEIEDGIAALTEQREIFESMVDVARAKLGA; this comes from the coding sequence ATGAACGACTTTTCGCGCAGGACCTTCCTGCAGGCGGCGGGCGCGGGCGCGCTGGCCGCGGCCATCTCGCCGGCGGCGCTGGCGAAGGCGCTTCCGGGCAGCCAGATGAAGCTCGGGCTGGTGACCTACCTCTGGGGCCAGCATTGGGATCTGGACACCATCATCAAGAACTGTGCGGCGAGCGGCGTACTCGGGGTGGAGTTGCGCACGGAGCACGCGCACGGCGTGCAGCCGGAGATTTCCCAGGCGGCCCGGGCGGAGGTCAAGAAGAAGTTCGCGGACAGCCCTGTAATCTGCCTGGGCCCGGGTACGAACCAGAAGTACGACTCCCCGGATCCCGCTGTGCTTCGCAAGAACATCGAGGGGACCTTCGAGTTTATCCGCCTGAGCCACGACATCGGCGCGAGCGGCGTCAAGGTGAAGCCCGATCATTTTCAAGAGGGCGTGCCGCGGGAAGTGACCATTGAGCAGATCGGCAAGTCGCTCAACGAGGTGGGCAAGTTCGCCGGCGACTTTGGCCAGGAGATCCGGCTGGAGGTCCATGGCTCGTGCGCGGAACTCCCCACGATCAAGGCCATCATGGACGTGGCGGATAACCCGAATGTTGGCGTGTGCTGGAATTCGAACGACCAGGACCTTCAGGGCGAGGGCCTCGAATACAACTTCAACCTGGTGAAGGACCGCTTCGGCGCGACGGCGCACATCCGCGAGCTGAACGTGGGCGACTACCCCTACCAGGAACTCATGAACCTGTTCGTCGCGATGGACTACAAGGGCTGGATCTGCCTCGAATGCCGCACGGAGATCGAGGACGGTATCGCGGCGCTGACGGAACAGCGCGAGATCTTTGAGTCGATGGTCGACGTGGCGCGGGCGAAGTTGGGCGCGTAA
- a CDS encoding prepilin-type N-terminal cleavage/methylation domain-containing protein: MVRDPARYNAGVTLLELAVAMGIFTALMGVLFSVSLSLGDSARVHDVKVNAGDEARRALLLLTPRLRQAAAGSINTEQLPGEVLRFRMADDLDGNGTAVNAGNALELGPEIAVLRDDNDLNEDGLTASQLILIDGDRVRVLANNLAAPRTGPDAGFLVEAVEGRISVTVRTEGHSRRGHPISQSLTQLVTPRN, encoded by the coding sequence ATGGTGCGGGATCCGGCGCGATACAACGCGGGCGTAACGCTGCTTGAACTGGCCGTGGCGATGGGGATCTTCACGGCGCTGATGGGCGTGCTCTTTTCGGTATCCCTGAGCCTGGGCGATTCCGCGCGCGTGCATGACGTGAAGGTGAACGCCGGAGACGAAGCGCGCCGCGCCCTGCTCCTGCTCACGCCGCGCCTGCGCCAGGCCGCCGCCGGCAGCATCAATACGGAGCAGCTGCCCGGGGAGGTCCTGCGATTCCGGATGGCGGACGATCTGGACGGCAACGGCACGGCGGTGAATGCCGGAAACGCGCTTGAACTCGGGCCGGAAATCGCGGTCCTTCGAGACGACAACGACCTGAACGAAGACGGCCTGACGGCGTCGCAGCTCATCCTGATCGATGGCGATCGCGTGCGGGTGCTGGCCAACAACCTGGCCGCCCCGCGCACCGGCCCGGACGCGGGCTTTCTGGTGGAGGCGGTCGAGGGCCGCATTTCCGTCACCGTTCGCACCGAGGGCCACTCCCGCCGCGGCCACCCGATCAGCCAGTCCCTGACGCAGCTGGTCACACCGAGGAACTGA
- a CDS encoding sugar phosphate isomerase/epimerase, giving the protein MAVSRRHFLKATATGAAAAILPLGAARAQAAFKLDYILASSLYGQLPLKDILPEVAKAGATHIDLWPKKHGSQREELDAMGEEAFLALLAEHQVKPGILTRYDLGPYKLLDEVKLAGRIGARLVIAASGGGGSEGPDLKGRIQGFIEKIKPTVDAAEEAGVTVGIENHGNALIQSPDSMRYFAELATSPALGIAYAPYHLPQDPALQAGLIRDLGPKVSHFYAWEHGFGSTGEIPKAHEMQQLPGFGQFDFIPVLQAFKEIEYSGWTSVFMHPIPRGIPILPTIEESTAALNRSRAYLEDCLGKLT; this is encoded by the coding sequence ATGGCAGTATCCCGCCGTCATTTCTTGAAGGCCACCGCCACTGGCGCGGCCGCCGCGATCCTTCCGCTGGGCGCCGCGCGCGCCCAAGCCGCCTTCAAGCTCGACTACATCCTGGCCTCCAGCCTGTACGGGCAATTGCCGCTGAAGGACATCCTTCCCGAAGTGGCGAAGGCCGGGGCAACGCACATTGACCTGTGGCCGAAGAAGCACGGCAGCCAGCGCGAAGAGCTCGACGCAATGGGCGAGGAGGCCTTCCTGGCGCTGCTGGCGGAGCACCAGGTGAAGCCGGGCATCCTCACGCGCTACGACCTGGGGCCCTACAAACTCCTGGACGAGGTCAAGCTCGCGGGCCGCATCGGCGCGCGGCTGGTGATCGCCGCGAGCGGCGGCGGCGGCAGCGAGGGCCCCGATCTGAAGGGGCGCATCCAGGGCTTCATCGAGAAGATCAAGCCGACCGTGGACGCGGCGGAAGAGGCGGGCGTTACCGTGGGCATCGAGAACCACGGGAACGCACTGATCCAGAGCCCCGATTCCATGCGGTATTTCGCGGAACTGGCGACGAGCCCGGCGCTCGGCATCGCGTACGCGCCCTATCACCTGCCGCAGGACCCCGCGCTGCAGGCCGGCCTCATCCGCGACCTGGGCCCGAAGGTCAGCCATTTCTACGCGTGGGAGCACGGGTTCGGCAGCACCGGCGAAATCCCCAAGGCCCACGAAATGCAGCAGCTCCCGGGCTTCGGGCAATTCGATTTCATCCCCGTGTTGCAGGCCTTCAAGGAGATCGAATACAGCGGCTGGACATCGGTCTTCATGCACCCGATCCCGCGCGGCATCCCGATCCTCCCCACGATCGAGGAATCCACCGCCGCATTGAACCGATCCAGGGCGTATCTGGAGGATTGTCTGGGGAAGTTGACGTAA
- a CDS encoding DJ-1/PfpI family protein, translating into MNKVLIIIGDASETLDTLYPYYRLQEDGFQPVVAGPERHRYQMVMHEVKPGWTITKEWEGYTLQADVAFSEIQPEEYLGIFFSGGRAPEYIRYDSDLVRVTKHFFEHNKPVASVCHGVEIPAYADCVRGRRMATVPKCRFDLEVCGGIFVNEASVVDGNLFSGRTYHDNGVYLKPWIEALKAERAKGAG; encoded by the coding sequence ATGAACAAAGTCCTCATCATCATCGGCGACGCGTCGGAGACGCTCGACACCCTCTACCCCTACTACCGCCTGCAGGAAGACGGCTTTCAGCCGGTCGTCGCCGGGCCGGAGCGCCACCGCTACCAGATGGTCATGCACGAGGTGAAGCCGGGCTGGACGATCACGAAGGAGTGGGAGGGCTACACGCTCCAGGCGGACGTCGCGTTCTCGGAGATCCAGCCCGAGGAATACCTGGGTATCTTCTTCTCCGGCGGGCGCGCCCCGGAGTACATCCGCTATGACTCGGACCTGGTGCGCGTGACGAAGCATTTCTTCGAACACAACAAGCCGGTCGCGTCCGTGTGCCACGGCGTGGAAATCCCCGCCTATGCGGATTGTGTCCGCGGGCGGCGCATGGCGACGGTGCCGAAGTGCCGATTCGATCTGGAGGTGTGCGGCGGCATCTTCGTGAACGAGGCGTCCGTCGTGGATGGGAATTTGTTCAGCGGGCGCACGTACCATGACAACGGGGTATACCTGAAGCCCTGGATCGAGGCGTTGAAGGCGGAGCGGGCGAAAGGTGCGGGGTGA